The window ACACTCCTTTAATTCCTGATTTAGGCTGTGTTTGTGGATAGCCGAGGGCGCGTGAGCGTAACCCGACCATTGGAGCTCTTCGTCATCTGTTTAGGTCAAGAAATTGAGATGTGACACAGCTTGAAAAGAGAACCATAGCAACAAAAATTGTGAGactcttcattttcttttgattccTTGTCGGTGTTAAATTGAGAAAAAGTGAATATGCTTTTAGTTTTGGATGACTTTAAAATGAAACACATCAGTGTTTATATAGAAGTTTACAATGAATACTTTTATAGCATATACAAACAAAACATAGAAAAGAATCATGACTAATTATGTAAGAAATTGTTATTATTCAATTAAGGAcataaatgtataaaatttgCATGTTGTTAAcccaaaaaaattgtataatatcTTAATGACCAAAAATAtggtataaaatatttatttattaatattattatttgagaagtgaatttgtttacttgtcatcttctccatgattttatgttaaatcaatagttttaataaacaaCTTTAATTAGACTAATTAAATACCTttaatttcatttatatttGTATGTTAATATGAGATTTCGTGgtattttcatttcattttaatttttctttgtactttcatatttatttgtattattgTTCTTATGATTTTTCGtggtattttaatttttattcttaGTATTCAGTTAatagaataaaatttatttgttatttagtttaaaatttttaatattattttatattgggaattaaattatatattttaaatattttcaaaataccaGTATCCAAAAggtattttcaaaatattttttttatttacagcaAGTACCTTATAcagtatttataaaaatcaaaattaacttTATTTGCTTTTAATGTTTTCAAGAGCTTCACAGAATTATGACGTTgtttaaattaaaatgtaaagaaaaatgtgattctctttttttataaactgCATTTTCTAAAATGCTTTTTATTAGTTATAATATTAAAGTTTGAAAGTTAAAAGactatttaataataacaaattattattttgtaataaagaaatactattttataggaaaatatcaatctctattttaaagtaaaaatatagatttactATAGCTTATTTTTCTCAATTATAGcatttagaaatgaaaataacaaTAGATATAAAATGTTCTGATCTTATgcattatatattaatgttttgtttgtcAATATGATTGGTCTGCTTGAGTGTTTATAAAGTTATTAAGGAGGTATGTTAcagtataattatatatatattaataattttatttactttgattaatatataaaattaggtttggtttaacattcttatgattttgatatatttgaaattttttggttttgataaTTCCAAGAATTTGGTTTAATAACATCACTTAATATTaacaattgtattttttttatttaattaagaaaaaaattgagaatgACGCTTGGAAGATgaacaaatttttataaattaatataataaaaaaatattaatgttgtCATCCAAAATAATGTCTTTAAATCAATAAAaggtaaatattaaaaaattgaaagattcataaaatagtatagatttaatattgtatttaagtttttttttatctttaaactAATAGTACACGGTGGCTGACCTAGAATCATATGTAGTTGGAAGCacaatactaaaaaaaaaaaaaatattatggactgggggaacttttttttttgtttattcagtaaactaaaaaaaatataatcaaattagaACTTATATTTGGACTGCTATCAATAATCCATCTGCACTAATTCGGAGATTTTAAGGTTTTCACTTTATTGTTGTTGAACAATTTGATTagtacttttaatattttttgatattattGCGACATTTTGAATAAAGTTTCTGTGTTTTTGTTATTAGTTTTTCATCCATTACAAATATGATTAATGAGTCTAGTAAATGCATAATATTTGGCTTATAATAGTGTTGTTAATTATCttcaaataaaaaacttattataattGAACTTGTATCATCATTTATAATGTGCAATAATAAGCCAAAAAAAATGTTACACAATCTAGTAGTAATTAACTCTTGATCGATACatagatttatttattataataattttctaattAAACTTTGTATAATCATTTTATAATGTGcaaaaataagcaaaaaaagTTACACAATACAAgagatttatttataatatttttcaaatgaaCTCTAAGCCGGAGTAGGAGCACTGTAGCTAGAGCAATGTTTCTCGACATAGTTGTTAACAAAAGGGTTACGGAAGGTTTTGAAAACCGTATGCTTACAATTTTCATTCAATGTCTTGATTGTGGCGCAACATTCAGAACCAACTGTTGGGTTTTTGGATAACGTCTTCATCAAACATTTTGTTACCATCTTGTAACTGGAAAAACACTCCTTTAATTCCCGATGTGGGATGTGTTTGTGGGTAGCCGAGGGCGCCTTAGCATAACCCGACCATTGGAGCTCTTCGTCATTTGTTGGGTCGAGGAATTGAGATGTGACACAGCTTGAAAAAAGAATTATAGCAACAAAAAGTGTGAGattcttcattttctttggATTCTTTATCGATGTGAAATTGAGAAAAAATGAATATGCTTTTAGTTTTGAATGGCTTTAAGATGAAACTATGTCAGGGATTATATAGATGTTTACAATGAGTACTTTATAGCATATTCAAACAAAACATAGAAAGAATCATGACTAGTTATGTAAGATATTGTTTATATTCGTTTAAGGACATAAATCTAAAATATCTGACTAGTAATGTTGTTAACCCAAAAAGATTGTATAATATCTTAATGTTGACCAAAAACATGGTATGATATCATAATAATATTCTATGGTCACCTTATAAAGTGGAAAAACATCAAATTAACATTGCCTATTAGAATATTCTCATTTACACAACGTTAtcccaaaaataataataataaattaggataaggttcacaaattaaatctaaaaagaTAACTAGAAACACATGACATAAACCCTTTATTAGATTTTAATCTGCACACCCGTACGGGtaacatttcatttataaatataaatttgtatattattttgtatataataatttatgataatatattgttgtcattttaaaaataactaaattgatGATATGtagttctaaatattaaaatttaaaatatgttgacaattttattttttgtgaaaattattacataatttatgaatattaatcattttaaaagttgaatgatattttagtcacagtgaatgatattttatttatttatattaatgaaagtattttttcaaaatataatggtttaccaattcaacataattttaatatgtttgcaaaaaaacataattttaatatgtaattcattaattacttctattttaatataatgtaaaatatacttataaaatttataaaattagcaaaaaaaatcattattttgtttataataaaaatttaattaaaattaatttataataatattatactactaattgCAAAATCAATCAGTGcattaatgaaaataatatttaaattttaaaaaagattttgttagattttttcttaacaaattttgttatacctaaaactaaaatttaaatttatagttaaaatagatttattattaatatccttataattatttagaaatgttatacattaaataaattaatgtaaacaataaaaaaaaattatttgaatatatggacctagacttctagtatgactattttgtagtagataaaaatggtaggGTGCCTGGTCTCATACGTAGATCAACCGTCACAATCAATGAACAATGTTtccctgagaaaaaaaaaaaaagaagaaacaacaTAAGCACATGTATTCAATAAAGAGAGACCACTGAACGAACATATAGCAACTAAGAGAGCTTTACCGATTGATGAAACTGTAGAACCAAAACATGGCTTTCACTTGGGAGAAAGTAAGAACCAGCTTCTGTTTCCAAATCAACCAAACCGGCTCCTAGGTTGGTACCAATAGCTGCACGACTCCCACTCCTATCACAATCAGCTGTCCAAATGGGACACTCTGAGGAAACATCCCCTTGGAGGCTTCTCCGAGTGACCATGTACGGTTCCTCAGCAAGACTTAAGATGAAAACCGAGGGTCTTCCCGCAGCTGATCCCGTTGTAGTTATCCTGTTTTCTACTGTCAAGATTTCACAAAATGGGGGAGATCAAGAGAGACAGCAAAAGACACATGTTCAAAGGATACAATGCCGCCCCCTGAGAAGCATCAGGTCTTCCAATCAACTGAATAGAAGATATACAAGAAGCTAAACGAAAGCGTGCAGGTGTCCGTAGAAGCCTAGGTGCTTCTCTTTCTTCTGCCTCGCGAGGAAGAACACAAACTGGTTCGCACTCGGTTACACCATTTAAACCTTGAGTTTCAGACTCATCAAAGGGTGCTACTTGTCCAGCTTTAGAAACTCTCAGTACGCTGAAACAAACAAACTTCCAAAGCATTGGTCTAGAtgttaaaaaagtaaaaattcgGTCTAAATATCTGCCTAAACATTAATCCTCTATAAGGAGCTTAACCACCGCCTAGCGATTCCTTGAACATTGCATAAAgatggaaaatataaaaaaaatcttctaaGAAACAGGCTCATACATACCTCAAGGCCCTTCAGTACTACCTGCTACTAGCATGCTCTTTCTTTTCAACCTGAAACTGTTTCAAAGCAGCATCGCCTACGTCTGCCGTGGAATCGTATCTCCATACCTAAAGCATCATTAGTTCattacacaaacaaacaaaaaaacaaaactttgatTAGAAACAGAGAGTCAATTAATACCAGAGGCTTGTGTCTTTAAAATCTCCTCCTTGAAGTTACATCTCTTCTTATTGACACGAACAACACTGCCACTTAGCTCTCTGGAACAAAGTAGCTTCATTCTCTTCTGATAATTAGGTTCCTAAGACGTAGTTAAAGGCAACAACTTTCATTGATTCTGCAAAAAGACTCGAGCTTTACACGAACTGGTAAACTTAAAAGTAACATAAACCTGGACAGGCTTTGTGTCGGGAGCACCAGTGATAGGTCCTTTAGTCATCTCCTCGTCGTAATAGAACCCATGAAGCtctgaaaatcaaatattcacACATCAATTTCAAGAACGCAACCGAAAGTACAAGTCTTTAGGATTCAAGACAAAACCTTGTCTCTTACTCTTACTGTCGTTTCGTTTCTCTGTGTTCCTTCTTCAGAGACACCACTGAAGTAAAGTGCTAACATGCGCGATATATAAATAGCtttaagtttttatttgattttggtttAATAAAGAACACGTGTCACGAGAGAAGCTGAATAAGTGGGGAAACGAGCGTCCCACATcggaaactcaaagaagagttggcttgtttatatatgtttaggAAGCAGCAGTGGTCACGACCTTACTTGAACAGGATCTGTTCTATAGGAAGTATCTTCGTATCCTTGATTTCTAAGAAGACAGTCCCTTAAAACCTGATGATGAACCATGTCCGTGCGATTTGAGTGTGATTAACGGCTACGATTCTCTTCGGAGACTCCGCGCTGTAGAGGATCGCTACCTAGTCTGGTCGTGACCTCGCTAGGGTGGTCGCACGGTTGTCTGATAGGCTCCCTTTTTTTTCAATCCTATACTTTTTAGTTCTTATATATTTTCACCCCggataattttttgtttaaacctCAAACTTTTAATTTATCACATTTCATCCCAGACCTTTTTAAATTACACTCTTAAATCCACGgcgttttgattttttttaggatTTGGTCTCGAATTGAAATTCCGGTCCTTTCAAACCGGACGTTTTACTAACCTATGATTTTATGGTTTACAGAAAACCGGCATGGTTAACTGATCTGTGTCTCTCTTTTTCCTTTGTTTGCAGTCAGTGAAGAAGAAGCGAAGCAATGGAACCAATGACGCCAATCTCGTGCCCTACGACTCCTCGCTGGAACCAAGACAGGCCCTTCCTCACTGGCCGCTTCCACCAGGTTGCTCCTTCTTTAGATCTTGTTTTTGGATTTGTTCTCTcgaatcaaatttgaattttcgacttttttttttttgggttggtaacttataaagaaaaaaagttgtTAGCTTTGACAAATGggcttattattatttttaatctcAGGAAACGAGGGCAAGCTCTAGATTTGATGATTCAAAGCGGTTTACTCCAGAATCGTCTAGGTATTTCTAAATCTCTATGCTCAAAGTTAATTACTTTAGACTAATCtttatgtttgtgttttgtCTAATTTCCATTTTGGTTTCAGCAATTCTGGAGTAGAGCAGGCAATAGGCTGCTATGACACACCGGTTCAGGTTTGTGTTTGTgtcctttttctcttcttctcttggcTTCCATTTATTTTGAAGTGTTTAGTTTTTACAAGTTGGCGTAACTGTAGATATAATGGCTTCTGGTCTGAGGCAAATAGAATATAGAGTTTCCTAGGCTATGGACTTGGTGGCATctcttatgttttatttttattccagTAACTTTATTTTTAACCTTTTGGTGTGCAGGAACTTATTGTCATTGATGATCTCTTGTCTGCGATGGTTGGAATTGAAGGGAgatatatatcaattaaaagAGTACACGGGAAGGAGGAGAGTATAGCTTTCCAAGTTGATCCATCTATGGATTTGGCGTTACAGGCAAGTAGTACACTAGTACTCAACACAATAAATTTTAGTTCTTATTCCGAACATTTTTAAGCACGATGATCTACTGAATGCCTATGAAACCATGTTACTTAGAGACGCTATAAGAAATTAACATTGTAAGTATATTCAAATTTTGCAGGAATTGGCGAAAAGAATATTCCCTTTATGTGAATGTTTCCTGTTGATCGACCAATTTGTGGAGTCGAGCTCGCAGTTCAAGAACGGGCTAGTTAACCATGCATTTGCAGCTGCACTCAGGGCGCTCCTTCTTGTATGTGATATAGGTTGCTACCTTTGTGGTAACTGTGATGCATTGTTTattgaattgtttttctttcCCGTACTGTTTCTTCACTTGCGGGATTCTGCGAACTGGATATAGATTTCATAAAATGATAGTAATCTCCTGAATTGGTGTCTTTATCACATTTCtgagtgtttatatatatgcatacgTATGAATATCTAAAATGACATGAATAACTCTTGCTACCTTCCTTcttccaagtttttttttttgccgttTTTGTAAATTCTCTCAGTATTGTCCAGTTGAGTAAATTCATAGTCTGATTCATTTCACATGTTGAGTTATGAGtcttttttggttcaaattgtTTTGTGTCTAACCAGTATCTATTGCATTGTTCGGATTGAAAGCTATCATTTCTTGTTAGCGTTGAGGCAATTTGACAACATTCTTTGCCAATGCTGAAAGTATTTAACCATCCGTTCTTTTACTAGGATTATCAAGCCATGGTGGCACAACTGGAACATCAGTTTCGACTTGGAAGACTTTCTCTCCAAGGATTATGGTTTTACTGTCAGGTCTgttttgattgattgattgtttgtttgttttatataatcCAAGATGCAAATTCTGTAAAATGTATGATGATTGATTGTTTTTGTATCTCTCAGCCCATGATGGGATCCATGCGCGCATTGGCTGCAGTAATTCATCAGGCGTCGGCAAAGCATTTTGTGGGTTCTGCTGTGCTTAATCTCTTGCAGAGTCAGGTAGATTCTTGCTTTGGTTATAAAATAACCCTATATGTCCTAACCTCGAAGACTGTTATGCCTAGGCTAAAGCGATGGCTGGTGATAACTCAGTGAGGTCATTGTTAGAGAAAATGACGGAGTGTGCAAGCAATGCATACCTGAGCATATTGGAAAGGTTGATTTCCCATGCCTCTTTCTTTCTCTAATCTCATCCGTCGACTGACTTGTATTGCTGTTCAATTTAGGTGGGTCTATGAAGGGATCATTGATGATCCGTATGGGGAATTTTTCATTGCTGAGAACAGATCTCTTAAAaaggtactttgatttttttttgctcagCTCGCCTGCACAATTATCAATTGTTTGATCTTACAATTTCAAGTTTTGTTGTGTGTGCAGGAGAGCCTTAGTCAGGACTCTACGGCTAAATATTGGAGCCAAAGATACAGCCTCAAGGAGACTATTCCTGGCTTCCTTGCAAACATTGCTGCAACAATATTGACGACAGGGAAATATCTAAACGTTATGAGAGAATGTGGGCACAATGTTCAGGTATGAGTAGACAATTTTTTCCTGTAATTAGTACACTTAACAGTGTTTATGATATTGGACATGACATTGGCTGATATTTTTCACAGGTTCCCATCTCAGAGAGATCTAAGTTGACAATATTTGGTTCTAATCATCACTATCTTGAATGCATAAAGGCTGCTCACGAATTTGCCAGTAAAGAGCTTGTTAGTCTCATCAAGGATAAGGTAACTAATTGTGTTATGATGACTGCTTCTTTTGATGTCATTCCGCGTAAATACACCTCTCTGACCATCAGTATATGATCCAGTATGACCTCATTGGAAGGCTTCGATCTATAAAGCACTATCTTCTTCTCGACCAGGTATACTGTTTCTACTTATGGATCTTAAGAATTATTATACTTTTCTAGGCACAAATTTATCTATGTGATTGATAATTTATCATCtgtttaatttctaattattttttggtaTAACGATGTAATGAACTACAGGGTGATTTCTTGGTTCATTTTATGGACATCGCTCGAGATGAGCTCAACAAAAAAGTGCATGAAATATCTGTTGAAAAGTTGCAGGTACTTTTGTCCGCATGGTCAAATTGTTTAATTGTTTGGTTCTATACTTACTTTCTGGATTCtgaatatatgtttattatttagTCTTTGCTAGATCTTGCTCTACGTACTACAGCGGCTGCAGCAGATCCTCGCCACGAGGATTTGACTTGTTGTGTGGTGAGCAGTCAATTTGTCTTTTCCTCCTGGATGTGATCAATTAACTAAGTTTGTACACAAGTTGTTCTCATTTTTTGCATTCATATCTTAGGATCGAGCTTCATTGCTTACGACTTTGGGAATGCACAAGGACCTTGATAGCAATAGTATAGAGGACCCTGTGAGCATCACTGGCCTAGAGACATTTTCCTTGAGCTACAAGGTGTGCTCTTCTCTTCCCTTGTCTGCAGCTTCCTGTTTGTATCCGGTTAACTATCAATGATGTTGGATATGTTGATCGTGGCTTTGTGTTTCAGGTTCAGTGGCCACTATCTATTGTCATATCAAAGAAAGCTCTGTCAAAGTACCAGTTGATTTTCCGCTCTCTTTTTCATTGCAAACATGTGGAGCGCCAGCTTTGTGGTGCTTGGCAGATACATCAAGTATGAACTTATATTATATTGGTAGCTTGGATTTTTTGTTTCTAGGGAAAcctttttaatctatttgcTTCTCTAACAAACGGATATGTACTTCTACAGGGGATCCGGTCTATGAACTCTAACGGTACAGCAATTCGTAGATCATCACTTCTCTGTCGTAGCATGCTTAAATTCATCAGTAGCCTTCTACATTATCTTACTTTCGAGGCAAGTCGtgaactttctttttcttgtgtTTGTTTTAATTAGTTATGACATGATTTGATTGTTTCATTTAGCGCATTTTATGGCTCTCCAATTTTTTCCAATGTTGCATTTGCATGCATTTATGTGGAATAAATTTTCAGGTTCTCGAACCAAATTGGCATGTGATGCATGATAGACTACAATCGACAAAGAGCGTAGATGAGGTAAGTGTAGGAGGAGTCTGCTTTGTCATAATTGTATGAGAAAACATGCTTTATTGAAATAGTGTGCCCTCATCTTACAGGTGATACAGCATCACGACTTCTTTCTTGATAAATGTCTGAGAGGATGCTTGCTTCTTTTACCTGATGTCCTCAAGGTTCGTTGCTGTTCCAGTCAATTTATCTTTTCTCAGGATCAATCTAATGATATACTTCTCTATATAGTAGAAAATTTTGGATGCAGTAGTAACAGTGTGATGTTTTTCGATATCGACAGAAAATGGAGAAGTTGAAATCGGTGTGCCTGCAATATGCTGCTGCTACACAGTGGCTGATATCATCGTCCATCGACATCAATAGCCAGTCTCATTCCCAGAAGACAATGATAAGAGACGCAACCGTCACAGAGTCCATATTGTAAGTAGTAACCAGGAactgtttctttattttcttggtGAATCTTTACCCTTTTATCAACCTCTCCACAAAAGCTGTTTCCATCAATTACTTTCGAACTTCATAATACGGTTTGTTCTAATATACTGGTTTCGCATTTTTACCAGCAATTTCGAAAGGGAATTCAACTCGGAGTTGCAGAGCTTAGGACCAGTCTTGAGCAAAGGCTCTCAGGCTGAGCCATACTTGACTCATCTCTCCCAGTGGATCCTTGGTGTTTCGAAAGAATGAGACTCTTACTAAAAAAGCTCAGACAATTCAAAATTCTAAATGTTCTGTGACTTCTGTCAAATGATATTCAGGTTGAAAGTGTTGAAATGTGAGTGTGTTTAGCCTTTTGATGTGACTTTGTTTTTGTGAATTTACacggttaaaaaaaaacaacaaatttcTCAGTCTCTCTTAAAGCCCTGCATTCAAGTACTTTCTCTGAGAAGTTATCTGTGAATTTTCTAATTTGCAACTCAAAAAGTAATTTTAGTCGAGCTTCTTTACCACAAATCCAGATGCATCTGTTTTGCTGGTTAATATACAATAAACAGAATCCATTTAAGAAATCCAAAACGAGAAGTGAAAACACTCTGGACAAAAGTACATAaaagtttcagaaaaaaaaaaagattttgccTCAGCAGTTGATGCCACACATGGAAGTGTCAGGTCCTTTGGTCTTCATCACAAAAGGATCAATTCTCACCCAAAGCAAAGAGAAGATAGACGCCAACAAAATCGACCAAATCACCACAATAGTTGGTGTTCTGTTCTGTCTTCCCATCAGACCTTTGAGGAACGGGTAGAGATGAACAATCACccaaaaggagaagaagagtttACCAAACAGAGGTCCCCAAGACTGATACCCATTGTTGATGGCATCCGAGATGCCTGCAACGACGCCAACAATGTTTATGATGAGGACTGTTGTTGGAGGGATAAGCAGAGTTGTCCATTTGAACGCGTAAAGTTCTCCAAAGTCATCATCATCTGTTGCCTTTGATGTGACTGTGAAGTTTGTGTCAATGCCTGCTAAGATTTTGAGGAGACCTTGGACAACCGCAAAGAGATGAGCTGAGATTCCTCCAATGACCCAGAACTGCTCGTTTCTCCACCATTCCTCAATGCTCACTCCGCTCCATCTCAGTTCCAAGATTCCCGTTGCAATGATAGACCCGAACAATGCGATGAAGAAGAGACTAGCAAATGTGCTTATCTGaaggaaaaaaaagattgtTAGCAAAGTTAATGCAGATTTGTAAACTGATTTTGTTAAAAGAGTTACTAACCGGTGGCATG of the Brassica rapa cultivar Chiifu-401-42 chromosome A03, CAAS_Brap_v3.01, whole genome shotgun sequence genome contains:
- the LOC103856248 gene encoding gamma-tubulin complex component 2; this translates as MEPMTPISCPTTPRWNQDRPFLTGRFHQETRASSRFDDSKRFTPESSSNSGVEQAIGCYDTPVQELIVIDDLLSAMVGIEGRYISIKRVHGKEESIAFQVDPSMDLALQELAKRIFPLCECFLLIDQFVESSSQFKNGLVNHAFAAALRALLLDYQAMVAQLEHQFRLGRLSLQGLWFYCQPMMGSMRALAAVIHQASAKHFVGSAVLNLLQSQAKAMAGDNSVRSLLEKMTECASNAYLSILERWVYEGIIDDPYGEFFIAENRSLKKESLSQDSTAKYWSQRYSLKETIPGFLANIAATILTTGKYLNVMRECGHNVQVPISERSKLTIFGSNHHYLECIKAAHEFASKELVSLIKDKYDLIGRLRSIKHYLLLDQGDFLVHFMDIARDELNKKVHEISVEKLQSLLDLALRTTAAAADPRHEDLTCCVDRASLLTTLGMHKDLDSNSIEDPVSITGLETFSLSYKVQWPLSIVISKKALSKYQLIFRSLFHCKHVERQLCGAWQIHQGIRSMNSNGTAIRRSSLLCRSMLKFISSLLHYLTFEVLEPNWHVMHDRLQSTKSVDEVIQHHDFFLDKCLRGCLLLLPDVLKKMEKLKSVCLQYAAATQWLISSSIDINSQSHSQKTMIRDATVTESIFNFEREFNSELQSLGPVLSKGSQAEPYLTHLSQWILGVSKE
- the LOC103856247 gene encoding uncharacterized protein LOC103856247 — its product is MLWKFVCFSVLRVSKAGQVAPFDESETQGLNGVTECEPVCVLPREAEEREAPRLLRTPARFRLASCISSIQLIGRPDASQGAALITTTGSAAGRPSVFILSLAEEPYMVTRRSLQGDVSSECPIWTADCDRSGSRAAIGTNLGAGLVDLETEAGSYFLPSESHVLVLQFHQSGNIVH